In Vicia villosa cultivar HV-30 ecotype Madison, WI linkage group LG7, Vvil1.0, whole genome shotgun sequence, the DNA window ATATaatcttgtaaaaaaaattaattatttattctaaaaaatatagatacaaaatattaaataattgaggatattataaaaaatattaacgcgatagtaaaattattaattggattaatatgtataaaaattttaaatgtgACTTGTAAATAGAAACCTAGAATAAGAAAATGAGTAATAGCCCATACATGATAGTAcacttaattaatatttttatttatttatttatttaaggtAACCTAATTAAACCGAAAACTATTTtcaccaaaaaaaattattaaaagtgtgAAAATCATTGATTGGTGTAATGTTGGGTCGCAGACAAATTGAACATGTATAGCACGTGATTTCCTCTTACTTATCTTCATCGTCCATTCTTCAACCATACTTTTCAATTCTCAAATTTtacttttaaaatcaaaattccaACTTTGAATTCAAGTTCTAGCTTCATCATAGTTTTTACCTTGTAAGTTTTTTCACTTCAAtctattaacaaattttatatatatttattttatttatatttcattagccattttgattttgattttgtttttctttgttgtgtTTTCTGATTGGTTATGTTTATTCTAAATTTGTGTATGAGTTTTGTGATTAAACTTGGTGCTGAGTTATGTTCTTATGGAAATTTTATGCCTTTTATAACTTGAAGAAATTATTATGTTTTGCTGAAAATGGAAATACTGTAATTTGAACTCATGAATTAGTTTGTTATTGATTTTAATGCTATGatatatttagatcattaatataaCTAGGGTTTTAAATTGGACACAATTGCGTTTTGGATCCTTCATATTGTCGAAAATCACTGCAAATTGCGGCTGATGCAGCCTCAACCTCGATTGTTGACCTATTTTTAAAGCGAGAATataaaaactagggttttgaattgcgACAGAGTTGCGTTTTGATCCTTCATATTGCGCAAAATCAGAGTTAAATGCGTCTGATGTAGTCTCGTGTGCATTTGCGGACCTATTTTTAAACCGAGAAAATAATAACCAAGGTTTTAAATTATAACATAATCGCGATTTAGAACCTTGATCttatagaaaaagtgttaaatgTAGTTGATGCGGCCTCCACCGCGATTGTAGACCTAATTCAAATCGCGACATTATCAGGTTTTGGATCCTTCATACCACATTTAAATGCAGCTGATGCAGCCTCAACCGCAACAGAAGACCTATTTTCAAAACCGGGAATTATACGACCTTGGTCAAGTTGTGaaattttggccaaaatagaatCTTAAAACTTATCTGAAAATGGTCTTAAGATATAGCACTTACTTATTTGTAATGTGAACTAGCTGcttgatttgtttgattttgaattcAGGTTCTTATGATGGGCGAGTCAGAGGGTACAAAGTTCGGCTTAGATGTCaggaagaatgaaaaagatgggtTTCAAAAAAGATTGAATCCTGCAATATCTAAATTTTTTGTGCAGCTCCCTCACAAGTTTCAGAATGTTGTAAAGGTCAATCACCAATCCCGTGTCTAAAAATTTAGTACGAACCTCGATTTGCGCTTAACTGATTATTTGTTAACTACAGAATCAGCTGAGTAGATTAGCAAAACATGAGGGAATGAATTGGGGGAGATCAGTTCAGAGACACGGAAGTGGAACTTTTAGTGTTTCTGAAGCTGAACTGAATGAGCAACTGCAGGCGTGGAAAGAAAATCCTTCTTGGGTTGATAAACCATCAGAAATAAAGGTTAGAACCTGTTTTATTTATATCGGATTTTTTTTCTTCGGCTTTTGGCTGCTTTTGAATGTAGATGGACTAGTAGTTTGCCTAAGAGGTTGTTCTTTAACGTGTTCTTATCTAAGAAGCACCGACACATACACAAACACAAGATACAACACAGACACGAACACATAGATATGAATAATAGcttgagaaaaaaaaagtgattgtATGTAATAGCAAGTGCTAGTGTCGTCTTGAACACTCAGACACACGCTTGCAATTTAACGTTTCAGTGCTACATTTATATCTATGTCTGTTTATGTGTATGtaaatgattatttttttttGCAGGTGACTGTTCCCAAAGGCTCTCTTTGCAACCTCAATGTAGAAGTTGATGTTGGTTTTCCCCCTGATGCAGTATATAATATAGTAATAGATCCTGATAATAGAAgagtttttaaaaatatcaaagtaGGTAACTTCGTTCATCTATGAATCTTCTCAATGTGTTCATCAGTTACAAAGTTCTGCGACTGAACATGGAAATGTGTTTCTTGGTTCAGGAAGTTATATCCAGAAAAGTTTTGGTTGATGAGGGTCATAGACAAGTGGTCGATCTCGAACAAGCAGCTATTTGGAAATTTCTTTGGTGGTCCGGAACTATTTCAATAAATGTTTTGGTTGACCAAAACAGAAATGATTACTCTGTAAGGATCTATCCCTTTTCCATATTTGTTGCACTTGCACATAATTATTTGCGGCACGTATAACGTCATCTCTTTTAGACTGCAAATCATTAAGGCGGGTGAGCAACAATATGACATCGACACATCAGACTCAAGGCATGTCCGGTGTCTCACACCAATACGACATCGACGAATGTGGTTACATACAATCACTTTCATTTTCACAAATTATTAGGAGTCTCTACGTGTCAGTGTTGTGGCCGTGTCTGATGTCTGTATCTGTGGCTGATGTCTGTATCTATGGCAATACTCAGATAGTTTTACTTTTCATCCAACAAAGACGGATGCATATCTAACATACTACTCTCTAATTTTTTGTATCAGATGAAGTTCAAGCAAACCAAGACAGGATTCATGAAAAAATTCGAGGGCCACTGGAGAGTCGAGCCTTTATTTGTCGACGAAGCAACCTGTTATCCCTTTAAACCCTTAACAAAAGAAGACTATAAGATGTGTACAAGAGGCAAAGGAAGAGTCGGGTCTAAAGTTCGTCTAGAACAAATACTTCAACCTGCCATTGTCCCTCCACCTCCCATATCATGGTATCTGAGAGGAATCACTGCCAAGACAACTGAAATGCTTATAACTGATTTGCAAGCAGAAATTGCCAGAATCAGAGGAGGATATGAAGCTGAAAAGTCCAAGGAAGAGATTCAAGAAAAAACTGATAAAAGTTTTGACCTGGTTGCTAACACAAATGACATTAAAGAGAGATGGAGTTTACGGAGAAAAAACGCGAAGCAGAGTCATAGAAGACCGATAGACTGCTAAATGAGTTTCCTGTGTctgtttatataaatttaattgaagCAATCTGTCTAGATTTCACCATAGTTGTTCAGCTCACTTTAAAGGATtctaatttatatatgttttttttcttcataatgttGATATCATTAGTTTTTTGCGCATTGCATTGCATTCAAGTTTGATGAATCAAATAACATAACAAGGCATGACATAGCAGTTTTGGTTAGTTTAGATTTCACAAAATATGTGAAATATCAAAACAGTTATTATGACATGCGCAATTTTTCAATTCCAGAATTAAACTTTAAAAGTAAGAGTAATGTGTAAATACTTAATGGAATAATGAATCTTTTAGAATCAAATTCATAAGAACTCAGACAATTATGCACCTCACTTGAATAAGGAACTCGGGAgtagacatggcaataaaacccagacctacgggtacccacccgaacccgccccgaagttgacggggcaaacccgctttgactgggtttgggttttcTCCGATTAGAAAACAcggggatgggtcgggtaatggggacactagtacccactccgaatccgccccgtttatttcaatatgtacattattatttatatttcataatttatattattaaatatgtggttaatgttttaataatttgatttgtatttattattttaaatatttgaaatatatgtatgaaattttttgagattgttttattttgttatttataatgtaatttgatttttgaaaaagtaaatatttttatttaaaaaattgattttacaaaatacatggtggcggggcggggatacccgaacccgttaaggacgggtttgggttttaattctccatccccgTTTAGGTTTGGGGCAggtaacggggattgattggggattcgggtttgggggaggtaaaaaccgtccccgacccgccccgttgccatgcctgCCTACTCGGGAGTGAAGAAATTCTgcaattaaataaaaagagaCTGTTCACTACATCTCATGCTTTAGTTACATGCCTTGACAAAATTTCTAAAATACTCTTTATATTTGGAAATTGGAATTTGGATGCATCTAAAAATACGTCAaatacaagaaatttatgaatttTGGAATCCGGTGGCACTCCAACACACCAGAGCAACTCAACCTCAGAACCACAGTCAAATCAAAGTAGAAAGAAGTTGGAATTTTAAACTCAGGATTAAACTTACAAATGTTAAAATCCAAACGCTTTCATTTTAAGTAGAGCTGTTAATAtgggctacccgaccctaaacgGGCCGGCCCTAGCGGGCCCTGGGCTTTTTAGGGCTGGACCAAAAAGGCCCTGtttaatatgggctcgagatttactacccgaaCCCAGCCCTAGATGGGtttcgggctacccggccctaaatgggctttattatttaaaaaaattaaaataaaaactccataatatttattataaataaaattaaaaattatgttattttacacataatacatttttaagtactatattatctcttataaatactataatgtgtttctaaatagaatacatgtctaaattgtataaaataatacttggatatttattataaaagaaaaactaatataatacgatgaaaaaatgttgattatattaatgtataatatttaaaagagaaagattgaataaaatagagataaaatttagtgaagtgagaaaaaacaatatgttattttggagtaagataatataaatattatgcgggcctgatgggctacccacgacccatatgggctagccctaatgggtagcgggcttttcagggatgtgctaaaaaggccctgaaaaatatgggctctaattttaaggcccaagccctataATTTTTCGGACCTGGCGGGCCGGTCCATAtaggctagcccattttgacaactcTAATTTTAAGTA includes these proteins:
- the LOC131620541 gene encoding uncharacterized protein LOC131620541, with the protein product MMGESEGTKFGLDVRKNEKDGFQKRLNPAISKFFVQLPHKFQNVVKNQLSRLAKHEGMNWGRSVQRHGSGTFSVSEAELNEQLQAWKENPSWVDKPSEIKVTVPKGSLCNLNVEVDVGFPPDAVYNIVIDPDNRRVFKNIKEVISRKVLVDEGHRQVVDLEQAAIWKFLWWSGTISINVLVDQNRNDYSMKFKQTKTGFMKKFEGHWRVEPLFVDEATCYPFKPLTKEDYKMCTRGKGRVGSKVRLEQILQPAIVPPPPISWYLRGITAKTTEMLITDLQAEIARIRGGYEAEKSKEEIQEKTDKSFDLVANTNDIKERWSLRRKNAKQSHRRPIDC